A window from Kovacikia minuta CCNUW1 encodes these proteins:
- a CDS encoding cell division protein SepF — protein MSSIFNKLRDFVGFNEPMDYEYEYDEMDGEDYQNLYQQEQPQPMPQPQQEDLRARRARFRDRAPMAAEPSMGGAGMSNVIGMPGAVNGISEVVVMEPRSFEEMPQAIQALRERKSVVLNLTIMDPDQAQRAVDFVAGGTYAIDGHQERIGESIFLFTPSCVQVSTQSPNGYETAPQPQVQVRAPRQSAPAAAWGSEQIRMAQ, from the coding sequence GTGAGCAGTATCTTCAATAAATTACGGGATTTTGTCGGATTCAACGAGCCGATGGATTATGAGTACGAATATGACGAAATGGATGGTGAAGACTATCAGAATCTTTACCAGCAAGAGCAGCCCCAACCCATGCCCCAACCCCAACAAGAAGATCTGCGGGCACGTCGGGCTAGATTTCGCGATCGGGCTCCTATGGCTGCTGAACCAAGTATGGGAGGTGCAGGGATGAGTAATGTAATTGGAATGCCCGGTGCGGTGAATGGGATTTCTGAAGTTGTTGTTATGGAACCGCGTTCCTTTGAGGAAATGCCCCAGGCAATTCAGGCACTCCGGGAGCGGAAGTCCGTTGTTCTCAATCTGACCATTATGGACCCCGACCAAGCTCAGAGAGCCGTAGATTTTGTGGCTGGTGGAACCTACGCGATCGATGGTCATCAAGAGCGCATTGGTGAGAGTATCTTCCTCTTCACACCGAGCTGTGTTCAGGTCAGTACCCAATCTCCCAACGGTTACGAAACCGCTCCCCAACCTCAGGTTCAAGTTCGTGCTCCCCGCCAGAGCGCACCTGCCGCCGCTTGGGGAAGTGAGCAAATTCGGATGGCACAGTAA
- the proC gene encoding pyrroline-5-carboxylate reductase, whose translation MTKLGVVGGGVMGEALLSRLIAQRVYLPGEVLVSDPQVERRIFLAQQYGVQVTEDNQAAATAAVLLLAIKPQAFETVMADLGVASQTQDSRSLIISILAGTPLSKLQAAFPEHPIVRAMPNTPATVGAGMTVIAPGSHTQPQHLEQARQIFQAVGEVVEVPESLMDAVTGLSGSGPGFVAVVVEALSDGGVAAGLPRAIATQLALQTVKGTAQLLQESGMHPGELKDRVTSPGGTTIAGIAQLERSGLRTALIEAVRAAALRSQELGR comes from the coding sequence ATGACAAAACTTGGTGTGGTGGGTGGCGGGGTAATGGGAGAAGCTCTCTTATCCCGCCTTATTGCTCAGCGGGTTTACCTGCCAGGGGAAGTACTTGTCAGTGATCCCCAGGTTGAGCGGCGAATCTTTCTGGCGCAGCAGTATGGGGTTCAGGTAACTGAGGACAACCAGGCAGCAGCAACCGCAGCCGTGCTTTTGTTGGCAATTAAACCTCAGGCATTTGAAACCGTTATGGCTGATTTGGGGGTAGCCTCCCAAACTCAAGATTCTCGATCGCTCATCATTTCCATTCTGGCGGGTACGCCTCTCAGCAAGCTACAAGCCGCTTTTCCAGAACACCCAATTGTTCGGGCAATGCCCAATACACCAGCAACCGTGGGAGCAGGAATGACGGTGATTGCCCCTGGAAGCCATACCCAACCCCAGCATCTGGAGCAGGCACGGCAAATTTTTCAGGCTGTAGGCGAAGTGGTGGAAGTACCAGAGTCTCTAATGGATGCCGTCACAGGGCTTTCCGGGTCTGGACCAGGGTTTGTTGCGGTTGTGGTAGAAGCATTGAGCGATGGTGGCGTAGCAGCTGGTTTACCGCGGGCGATCGCCACTCAACTGGCACTACAAACCGTGAAAGGGACTGCTCAACTGCTGCAAGAATCTGGCATGCACCCTGGTGAGTTAAAAGATCGGGTGACCAGTCCAGGGGGAACGACCATTGCTGGGATCGCTCAGCTAGAACGGTCGGGTTTACGTACTGCCCTCATCGAAGCGGTTCGTGCTGCCGCCCTCCGATCTCAAGAACTCGGTCGGTGA
- a CDS encoding lysophospholipid acyltransferase family protein has protein sequence MSPLNINPVESTLHRPSDSAIQINPRTLKRISWGKFVSHGTIPSPQKVVHFAASPAPSRLSPWLISLAYPIGRYFLMPFYFQRIEIEGREFLPATGPVIFAPTHRSRWDAFMIPYAAGHDVTGRHLRFMVTADEMVGCQGWFIRRMGGFPINTHRPAIASLRHGVDLLQAGETLVIFPEGDIFREQELHPLKPGLARLAIQAETSRRATLGVKVVPIHLQYSHPLVPWRCQVKIRIGSPLQVVDYCDRSPKRNAQRLTADLQDSLRKLAENETPL, from the coding sequence ATGAGTCCGCTGAATATAAACCCTGTTGAATCTACACTTCATCGACCCTCCGACTCGGCTATCCAGATCAATCCACGCACGCTCAAGCGAATTTCCTGGGGAAAGTTTGTTTCCCATGGAACCATTCCGTCCCCGCAGAAAGTCGTTCATTTTGCGGCTTCACCTGCACCTTCTCGCCTTTCACCGTGGCTTATTTCCCTGGCATATCCGATCGGCCGCTACTTTCTCATGCCGTTTTACTTTCAACGGATTGAGATTGAGGGTCGGGAATTCCTACCCGCTACTGGGCCTGTAATCTTTGCACCAACCCATCGATCGCGCTGGGATGCTTTTATGATTCCCTATGCCGCTGGGCACGATGTGACGGGGCGGCACCTCCGCTTTATGGTGACTGCTGATGAGATGGTGGGCTGCCAGGGCTGGTTTATCCGGCGCATGGGTGGGTTTCCCATCAATACCCATCGTCCTGCAATTGCAAGCTTGCGGCACGGGGTTGATTTGCTGCAAGCAGGTGAAACCCTGGTCATTTTTCCTGAAGGTGACATCTTTCGCGAACAAGAACTGCACCCCCTTAAGCCTGGATTAGCCCGTCTTGCAATTCAGGCAGAAACAAGCCGCCGGGCAACTCTCGGAGTCAAGGTAGTCCCCATTCATTTACAGTACAGCCATCCCCTGGTGCCTTGGAGGTGTCAGGTCAAAATTCGGATTGGTTCTCCGCTCCAGGTTGTAGACTATTGCGATCGCTCGCCAAAGCGAAACGCCCAACGATTAACTGCGGACTTGCAGGATTCTTTAAGGAAGTTGGCTGAGAACGAAACCCCTTTGTAG
- the tadA gene encoding tRNA adenosine(34) deaminase TadA translates to MTGFKLFILYPLLTPDALNLFPPTENPEYLVHKGWMERAIALAQTAGEAGEVPVGAIVVGPEGAAIAEAENRRERDHDPTAHAEILALRQAGRVLRNWHLNCCTLYVTLEPCPMCAGALVLARLGLLVYGADDPKAGSVRTVINLPDSASSNHRLSVIGGILESSCRQQLQAWFTQRRFL, encoded by the coding sequence ATGACAGGCTTCAAACTTTTTATCCTTTATCCTTTACTGACCCCTGACGCCTTGAACCTTTTCCCCCCTACTGAAAATCCTGAATATCTGGTTCACAAAGGCTGGATGGAACGGGCGATCGCCCTGGCTCAAACTGCTGGAGAGGCTGGAGAGGTTCCGGTGGGGGCAATTGTGGTGGGACCGGAGGGAGCGGCGATCGCTGAGGCAGAGAACCGCAGGGAGCGAGATCATGACCCGACGGCCCACGCCGAAATTTTGGCATTGCGGCAGGCAGGCAGGGTACTGCGGAACTGGCATCTGAACTGTTGTACCCTTTACGTCACCCTGGAACCCTGCCCCATGTGTGCTGGCGCGCTGGTGCTGGCGCGGTTAGGGTTGCTGGTTTATGGTGCAGATGACCCTAAGGCGGGTTCTGTACGAACGGTCATAAACTTGCCTGATAGCGCCAGTTCTAACCATCGCCTCTCGGTGATTGGTGGTATTCTAGAATCTTCCTGTCGGCAACAGTTGCAAGCCTGGTTTACCCAGCGGCGTTTTCTCTGA
- the grxC gene encoding glutaredoxin 3, with product MLNSLLRRHPERIQANVEIYTWQTCPYCIRAKVLLWWKGVKYTEYKIDGDGAARVKMAARANGHRTVPQIFINQAHIGGCNELYQLDLEGKLDGLLAEPAGEGVGSGE from the coding sequence ATGCTTAACTCACTCTTACGCCGTCATCCGGAACGCATCCAAGCCAACGTTGAAATCTACACCTGGCAGACCTGTCCCTACTGCATTCGGGCCAAGGTTTTGCTGTGGTGGAAAGGTGTGAAATACACTGAATACAAAATCGATGGGGATGGCGCTGCCAGGGTGAAGATGGCAGCCCGTGCGAATGGACACCGCACCGTACCTCAAATTTTTATCAACCAAGCTCACATTGGCGGCTGCAACGAACTTTACCAGTTAGATCTGGAAGGAAAGCTGGATGGGTTATTAGCGGAGCCTGCCGGAGAGGGAGTAGGGAGTGGGGAGTGA
- the aroB gene encoding 3-dehydroquinate synthase — translation MSTIPVNLPQASYEITIAPGNLDQLGTHMESLGLKGKALIVSNASIFRHFGERAITALKQAGFDVSTCILPAGERYKTLSTLQKIYDAAQENRFERSSTFVALGGGVIGDMTGFAAASWLRGLNVVQVPTSLLAMVDAAIGGKTGVNHPKGKNLIGAFHQPRLVLIDPQVLKTLPAREFRAAIAEVIKYGVIWDAQLFEQLESAKRLDSLAYMTDDLLQEILVRSCQAKAHVVSKDEKEAGLRAILNYGHTIGHAVESLTGYKLVNHGEGVAIGMVAAGQIAVELNFWDQVSSDRQLALIQKAGLPTQLPATIDIEAILISLQSDKKVESGKVRFVLPTQIGAAKVTDRVPADVIRTVLRQMQSH, via the coding sequence ATGTCCACCATCCCCGTCAATCTTCCCCAGGCTTCCTATGAGATTACGATCGCCCCTGGCAACCTGGATCAGTTAGGCACTCACATGGAATCGCTGGGTCTGAAGGGTAAAGCCCTGATTGTATCGAATGCTTCTATTTTCCGACACTTTGGGGAACGGGCAATTACCGCCCTAAAACAGGCAGGGTTTGATGTTTCAACCTGCATCCTGCCCGCCGGAGAGCGCTACAAAACCCTTTCTACCTTGCAAAAAATCTATGACGCTGCCCAGGAGAATCGCTTCGAGCGATCGTCTACCTTTGTGGCATTGGGAGGTGGGGTGATTGGGGATATGACGGGTTTTGCGGCGGCATCCTGGCTGCGTGGACTAAACGTGGTACAGGTGCCCACATCCCTACTGGCAATGGTCGATGCGGCGATCGGCGGCAAAACGGGGGTCAACCATCCCAAGGGCAAAAACCTGATTGGCGCTTTTCACCAACCTCGCCTGGTGTTAATTGACCCACAGGTGTTAAAGACACTGCCAGCACGGGAATTTCGGGCGGCGATCGCTGAGGTGATTAAGTACGGTGTAATCTGGGATGCCCAATTGTTTGAGCAACTGGAATCTGCAAAACGGTTGGATAGTCTTGCTTACATGACTGACGATCTATTGCAGGAAATTCTCGTTCGCTCCTGTCAGGCAAAGGCGCATGTGGTCAGTAAGGATGAAAAAGAAGCCGGACTGCGGGCAATTTTGAACTACGGGCATACGATCGGGCATGCGGTCGAAAGCCTGACGGGGTATAAGCTGGTGAATCATGGCGAGGGGGTGGCGATTGGCATGGTTGCCGCCGGACAAATCGCCGTTGAACTCAATTTCTGGGATCAGGTCAGCAGCGATCGGCAGCTCGCCCTGATCCAAAAAGCCGGACTTCCCACTCAACTCCCCGCCACCATAGACATCGAAGCTATTCTAATCTCTCTCCAATCCGACAAAAAAGTAGAATCGGGTAAGGTTCGGTTTGTCCTACCCACCCAAATTGGTGCCGCCAAAGTTACCGATCGAGTCCCTGCGGATGTGATCCGCACCGTCCTGAGGCAAATGCAGTCTCATTGA
- the petL gene encoding cytochrome b6-f complex subunit PetL: MAVFSYLLLVGGAFGLALGLYFGFRAAKLI, translated from the coding sequence ATGGCTGTCTTTTCTTATCTTTTGCTGGTGGGTGGCGCATTTGGTCTGGCGCTCGGTTTATATTTTGGGTTCCGGGCAGCAAAGTTGATCTGA